From a single Paenibacillus sp. FSL W8-0426 genomic region:
- a CDS encoding VOC family protein has protein sequence MIKGIFETHLNVTDLERSHRFYEQVVGLTFAYGQPERGRSFYWIGGKGKAMLGLWQKDPSEVLRQHFAFEVSLEDMKHAVDYLEGRGIKTRNFLEDDIGDLYVFGWMPAVSVYFTDPDGHSLEFISMLPDEAKPELGMVPWKKWERMHGR, from the coding sequence ATGATTAAAGGCATTTTTGAAACCCATCTTAACGTAACCGATTTGGAAAGGTCCCATCGATTCTATGAGCAGGTCGTTGGATTGACGTTTGCCTACGGGCAGCCCGAGCGGGGAAGAAGCTTTTATTGGATCGGCGGGAAAGGCAAGGCGATGCTGGGACTTTGGCAGAAGGACCCGTCCGAGGTGCTGCGTCAGCATTTTGCGTTTGAGGTATCGCTCGAGGACATGAAACATGCAGTCGATTATTTGGAAGGCCGGGGCATCAAAACGCGTAACTTCCTGGAGGATGATATCGGCGATCTCTACGTATTCGGCTGGATGCCTGCCGTATCGGTATATTTTACAGACCCGGACGGCCATTCGCTGGAATTCATCTCGATGCTGCCTGACGAAGCCAAACCCGAGCTGGGCATGGTGCCCTGGAAAAAATGGGAGCGAATGCACGGACGTTGA
- a CDS encoding phage portal protein, whose protein sequence is MTYKVIVEDKYDVTKLVETITLKDSLDQIAYQGNVRLAVSATSGLPAISPGMAVRISGVPFGGTGMATLLHPAVIWEAESSNGSVKRLSLTIYDRMIYLEKSEDEFLLPKDQTATQRLKTYAKEWKIPCATLPNTATKLSKAVYRSQTILSMIYADLKETAKSGGDMYHPRMTPAGLQLFKVGSNAKVHELDRLIDLSQMRTLEGAVTKAKVMAASESSSGKEVPSKVLAIEEQGIAELGTLQKLFQDDQVKTAAAAKKLAKSKLTGIQETFTVTAPDINTIRAGDAVRLKGIKLIVMSVSRDLSAGPGTMTLELGTAELVKRRYYLE, encoded by the coding sequence ATGACGTACAAAGTCATTGTCGAAGACAAATACGATGTCACCAAGCTGGTCGAGACGATTACGCTTAAGGATTCGCTCGACCAAATTGCTTACCAAGGCAATGTCCGGTTGGCAGTGTCAGCAACTTCCGGTTTGCCTGCGATATCGCCGGGCATGGCGGTGCGGATCAGCGGGGTTCCTTTTGGCGGCACAGGTATGGCGACGTTGCTGCATCCCGCAGTCATTTGGGAGGCGGAAAGCTCGAACGGCAGCGTCAAACGGTTATCCCTGACGATCTACGACCGGATGATCTATCTGGAAAAATCGGAGGACGAGTTTCTGCTGCCCAAAGACCAAACGGCCACGCAGCGGCTCAAAACGTATGCAAAAGAGTGGAAAATCCCATGCGCCACGCTGCCGAATACGGCGACAAAGCTTAGCAAAGCGGTGTACCGATCGCAGACGATCCTGTCGATGATCTATGCCGATCTGAAAGAGACGGCCAAATCGGGCGGGGACATGTACCATCCCCGGATGACGCCTGCCGGGCTGCAGCTGTTCAAGGTGGGCAGCAATGCCAAAGTGCATGAACTGGACCGGCTGATCGACCTGTCGCAAATGCGTACATTGGAGGGCGCGGTAACCAAAGCAAAAGTCATGGCAGCCTCCGAGTCCAGCAGCGGCAAGGAAGTTCCCTCCAAGGTGCTGGCGATCGAGGAACAGGGTATTGCCGAACTCGGTACGCTGCAAAAGCTGTTCCAGGACGATCAAGTCAAAACGGCAGCGGCCGCCAAAAAGCTGGCCAAGAGCAAGCTGACCGGCATCCAGGAGACGTTTACCGTGACGGCGCCGGACATCAATACGATTCGAGCCGGAGACGCGGTGCGCCTGAAAGGGATAAAGCTGATCGTTATGTCGGTCAGCCGGGATTTGTCGGCAGGTCCGGGCACGATGACGCTGGAACTCGGCACGGCCGAACTGGTGAAAAGGAGGTATTACCTTGAATAA
- a CDS encoding response regulator transcription factor, with product MKIRILLADDHTMVRRGLYLFLATQPDMEVVGEAADGLGALEKAGLLRPDVVLMDLHMPGLNGIEASARLRADVPESRIIVLTSFSDQDHVVPAVQAGVKGYLLKDIEPEQLAAAIRNVHAGKVELHPAAAEQIMHMLASSEVPMNGAGSLPVQPNVQEAADFPAKPAMDSKEADHGLSLLTRREREVLALIAQGMNNRDIAARLVITEKTVKTHVSHLLDKLGLADRTQAAVLAVRNGWMD from the coding sequence ATGAAGATTCGAATATTGCTTGCGGACGATCATACAATGGTGCGCCGGGGGCTGTACCTGTTTCTGGCCACGCAGCCTGACATGGAAGTGGTTGGCGAAGCGGCAGATGGTTTGGGTGCCTTGGAGAAGGCGGGCCTGCTCCGTCCGGACGTGGTGTTGATGGATTTGCACATGCCTGGATTGAACGGAATTGAAGCATCAGCCCGTTTGCGGGCCGATGTGCCGGAGAGCAGGATCATTGTGCTTACGTCGTTTTCGGATCAGGATCATGTCGTGCCTGCGGTACAAGCCGGGGTGAAAGGGTACCTGTTGAAAGACATCGAGCCGGAGCAGTTGGCCGCAGCCATACGAAACGTGCATGCAGGCAAGGTCGAGCTCCATCCGGCTGCAGCGGAACAGATCATGCATATGCTCGCTTCTTCCGAGGTGCCCATGAACGGGGCGGGATCGCTGCCTGTTCAGCCTAACGTTCAGGAAGCAGCGGATTTCCCGGCCAAACCGGCGATGGATAGCAAAGAAGCCGATCACGGCCTGAGTCTTCTCACCCGGCGCGAGCGCGAAGTATTGGCATTGATCGCGCAGGGCATGAATAACCGGGACATCGCCGCCAGGCTGGTCATTACGGAAAAAACGGTAAAAACCCATGTCAGCCATCTGCTGGACAAATTGGGTCTGGCCGACCGCACGCAGGCTGCCGTGCTGGCTGTTCGCAACGGGTGGATGGACTGA
- a CDS encoding DUF4127 family protein, whose translation MKTVVYVPLDDRPANLDDVIVQGKAAGLHIVAPNLNDIENRLDSEKSVDGTMLLGTSTPTYGKPSQIRDFIRKHAAAADGFVISADMLAYGGLIGSRQLRDHGGANYPDYDAETTALLDVIREIKENYPRKPVYVMDTIMRLATTSFADGLTLDAYNESRTLMQQPRKAFTAFEDIIAGYNVSPDGVEYGDTTYFDKSRYYNTRQHKFKSNRYILERLAREGYIDFLAVGVDDANTQGVQINEIRYVEQRINEWLGGIDGQNPERAIILPDADGLGHSLVARMANQLHRRGKKTTYGVTYYGPHGSTIINTYEYMDVHQNLVRHVDIVGGKLVTDSASPEVEAETETAAASVTRESGVGNPGNETDGFSVDSELDRMTGQSAGTAKHRYPDLSIIAITAENRIQEAMAHLASNGEKGVPTLVIDFVGKGPANPAVAEALLDSPHTGKLLGYSAWNTPGNKIGMAVGMGQSRYAFLTTESHPRALAKAMDAQGSLLFKRFLKDYYYKAVAIADIRTYSRAHALYTNVATLSDQNMLLFNSAEDYAYLQRLLRDLMQTHTAALGAKPAFAAGSKAIFRICHGDAFYAEYLRTELAYDNPDFIWWRAFEITLSPQAKLK comes from the coding sequence ATGAAAACAGTAGTGTATGTTCCGCTCGATGATCGTCCGGCAAATCTGGATGACGTCATCGTGCAAGGAAAAGCAGCCGGTCTCCATATCGTTGCACCGAACCTGAACGATATTGAAAATCGGCTGGACTCGGAAAAAAGCGTGGATGGAACGATGCTGCTTGGTACATCGACCCCGACGTACGGCAAACCGTCCCAAATTCGCGATTTTATCCGAAAGCATGCGGCAGCGGCCGACGGATTCGTTATTTCTGCCGATATGCTGGCCTATGGCGGATTGATTGGCAGTCGTCAGTTGCGCGACCACGGCGGGGCGAATTACCCGGATTATGATGCAGAAACGACAGCGCTGCTGGACGTGATCCGGGAAATTAAGGAGAATTATCCGCGCAAGCCCGTTTACGTGATGGATACGATCATGCGGCTGGCGACGACGTCCTTTGCGGATGGTTTGACGTTGGACGCCTATAATGAGTCCCGCACCTTAATGCAGCAGCCGCGCAAGGCGTTCACGGCGTTCGAGGATATTATCGCAGGGTACAACGTGTCGCCGGACGGCGTGGAGTATGGGGACACGACCTATTTTGACAAATCCCGGTACTATAACACGAGACAGCATAAATTCAAAAGCAATCGTTACATTCTGGAACGTTTGGCACGTGAGGGATATATCGATTTCCTAGCGGTCGGCGTAGACGACGCCAACACGCAGGGTGTGCAAATCAATGAAATCCGCTATGTGGAGCAGCGCATTAACGAATGGCTGGGCGGAATCGACGGGCAAAACCCGGAACGCGCCATCATTTTGCCTGACGCGGATGGACTGGGGCATTCCCTTGTCGCCCGCATGGCGAACCAGCTTCATCGCAGGGGAAAGAAGACAACCTATGGCGTCACGTATTACGGGCCGCACGGCTCCACGATCATCAACACGTATGAATACATGGACGTGCATCAAAATTTGGTCCGGCATGTGGACATTGTCGGCGGCAAGCTGGTGACAGACTCCGCTTCTCCCGAGGTTGAGGCAGAAACGGAAACGGCCGCCGCAAGCGTAACCAGGGAGAGCGGAGTCGGTAATCCGGGTAACGAAACGGACGGATTCAGCGTAGACAGCGAACTGGATCGGATGACCGGCCAAAGCGCGGGAACGGCGAAGCATCGGTATCCCGATCTTTCGATTATTGCGATCACGGCCGAAAATCGGATTCAAGAGGCCATGGCCCATCTTGCTTCGAACGGCGAAAAGGGTGTACCGACCCTCGTGATCGATTTCGTGGGCAAGGGGCCGGCGAATCCGGCTGTAGCCGAAGCGCTGCTGGATTCGCCGCATACTGGGAAACTGCTCGGTTACAGCGCATGGAACACGCCGGGCAACAAAATCGGCATGGCCGTGGGCATGGGACAGTCCCGATACGCTTTTTTGACCACAGAGTCGCATCCGCGGGCGCTGGCCAAAGCGATGGATGCGCAGGGGTCCCTGCTCTTCAAACGTTTCCTAAAAGATTACTATTACAAGGCGGTAGCCATCGCCGATATCCGGACCTATTCCAGAGCGCATGCGCTGTACACCAATGTGGCGACGTTATCGGACCAGAACATGCTTCTGTTCAATTCGGCTGAGGACTACGCGTATTTGCAGCGGCTGCTGCGCGACCTGATGCAGACGCACACGGCAGCGCTCGGAGCCAAGCCGGCCTTTGCCGCCGGAAGTAAGGCCATCTTCCGAATTTGCCATGGCGACGCTTTTTATGCGGAATATCTCCGCACGGAGCTGGCATACGACAATCCGGATTTTATCTGGTGGCGTGCGTTCGAAATTACGTTAAGCCCTCAGGCCAAGCTGAAGTAA
- a CDS encoding VOC family protein, producing MIIEEVRLYTAHMKEMRHFYENVLGLPAVTITSDSFSLQIGWTRMVFVESPAAYEPFYHFAWMIPSNRFREAKAWISERTTLNVHEGRDETYSVNWNSHSLYFEDPSGNILELIAHHTVLNESDHAFGAGDLVSVCEIGLVSEDVSQSVLELGRQGLEPWREWSDTFAPIGDVNGLFIVVKKERIWFFSDKPAQIFPMTVTIRGVGAMHLGSWQQLKEQRTIEK from the coding sequence ATGATTATTGAAGAAGTCCGGTTATATACGGCACATATGAAAGAAATGCGGCATTTTTACGAAAACGTGCTTGGCCTGCCGGCGGTGACGATTACGTCGGATTCGTTTTCGCTGCAAATTGGATGGACGCGCATGGTTTTCGTGGAAAGCCCGGCGGCCTATGAGCCGTTTTACCATTTCGCCTGGATGATTCCGTCAAACCGCTTCCGCGAGGCGAAGGCTTGGATCTCGGAGCGTACAACGCTGAATGTTCACGAGGGCCGGGATGAAACGTATTCCGTCAATTGGAACTCCCATTCCCTGTACTTTGAGGACCCTTCCGGCAATATTCTGGAGCTGATCGCGCATCATACGGTTCTGAACGAAAGCGATCATGCCTTCGGGGCAGGGGATTTGGTTAGCGTATGCGAGATTGGGCTGGTGAGCGAAGACGTATCCCAATCCGTGCTTGAACTCGGTCGGCAGGGATTGGAGCCTTGGCGTGAGTGGAGCGATACCTTCGCACCGATCGGGGACGTCAATGGTTTGTTCATCGTGGTGAAAAAGGAACGCATCTGGTTCTTCTCCGATAAGCCGGCGCAAATTTTCCCAATGACCGTGACCATTCGAGGTGTGGGCGCGATGCATCTGGGAAGCTGGCAGCAGCTGAAGGAACAGCGGACGATCGAAAAATAA
- a CDS encoding DUF2634 domain-containing protein, producing MPSLFPEIGMVWGDEEDWSGQEAESVEVQFGRSWRFDYDAGEFVLTPSGKVAAADGHEAWVQWCSKAVRTPRYRHVIYSRNYGSELEDLIGGGDSRGVVESEIVRMVTETLLADPRTETVDQFAFDWEREVCRFSCRVTSVQEESMILESEVI from the coding sequence GTGCCTAGTTTATTTCCGGAAATCGGGATGGTGTGGGGCGATGAAGAAGATTGGTCCGGCCAGGAGGCGGAGTCGGTAGAGGTGCAGTTTGGCCGAAGCTGGCGTTTCGATTACGATGCCGGGGAATTCGTGCTGACGCCGAGCGGCAAAGTTGCCGCGGCAGACGGTCATGAAGCGTGGGTGCAATGGTGCAGCAAAGCGGTGCGCACGCCACGATACCGACATGTCATTTATTCGCGCAATTACGGCTCGGAGCTGGAGGACCTTATTGGTGGTGGCGACAGCCGGGGCGTGGTGGAAAGCGAAATCGTTCGCATGGTGACGGAAACGCTGCTGGCCGATCCACGCACGGAGACGGTGGACCAGTTTGCGTTTGATTGGGAACGGGAAGTGTGCCGATTCTCTTGCCGGGTGACGAGTGTGCAGGAAGAGTCAATGATTTTGGAAAGCGAGGTGATCTGA
- a CDS encoding NADPH-dependent FMN reductase has product MNVLVITGSNRKHATSTRLAEYAAQLIREKGHDAVLFNLYETPLPFYAPDEKMEDNTHVAELKSRMLEAKAVILATPEYHGSISGVLKNALDHLGQSYFSGKPVLSISSSGGAVGVSSLLQLQAIVRNLHGINAPEWISIGGSQRRRFEATYDGYEEYEASSDIEERVQRVVGSFLQLAQALNPDQKP; this is encoded by the coding sequence ATGAACGTTTTGGTCATCACCGGCAGCAACCGAAAGCATGCAACCAGTACGCGTTTGGCGGAGTATGCGGCTCAATTGATCCGTGAAAAAGGGCATGATGCCGTCCTGTTTAACTTGTACGAAACACCTCTTCCGTTCTACGCACCGGACGAAAAAATGGAGGACAACACCCATGTCGCCGAGTTGAAAAGCCGCATGCTGGAAGCCAAAGCCGTTATTTTGGCTACGCCGGAGTATCATGGCAGCATTAGCGGCGTGCTCAAGAACGCGCTTGATCATCTGGGTCAGTCCTATTTTAGCGGCAAACCGGTCCTGTCCATCAGTTCATCCGGCGGGGCGGTAGGCGTCAGCTCCTTATTGCAGCTGCAAGCCATCGTCCGCAATCTGCACGGCATTAATGCGCCGGAATGGATCTCGATCGGGGGTTCGCAGCGGCGACGATTTGAGGCGACCTATGACGGATATGAAGAATACGAAGCAAGTTCGGACATTGAGGAACGTGTGCAGCGCGTCGTCGGTTCGTTCCTGCAGCTTGCGCAGGCGCTGAATCCGGATCAGAAACCATGA
- a CDS encoding phage tail sheath subtilisin-like domain-containing protein gives MAGGTWEQTNRPVLPGLYMNFQAAAASAIQAGSRGTVVVPVKANWGPAGTFVEVGSEAAIGQIFAANALDNGTAYASLKLALLGGPKKLLAYRVTGETAKAASLVLKDGSDADVLQLAAKYPGDRANGFYVTIQPGVIDNTKHEVRLFEGNKMLYALLTADISAAALAEQINADESNLWITAQAVGNGTGTVATVSGAAFNGGVSGNESIANADYIALQAALEGQTFDVLALDHAADASLLASFAAWVKRVRSEGKPVMAVFGGSSADDTSASAAQKAAARSLTLNHEGVINVGTGVRLGDVDYSSAQTSAYVAGLIAGQRLNESTTYAATPFDDVTRKWTRAEQEQAVQNGVFIFIHDGRQVKALRGVNTLVTPESGQNNAWKKIRSIRVMDAINTDLQRSAEDSYIGKVNNTEEGRLALISAMKSYLGLLAQSNVIEASGYDVVLDPTYYGDSPVFKPEADQVYLQWNVKLTDVMEQLFGTFYVQ, from the coding sequence ATGGCAGGCGGAACTTGGGAGCAAACGAATCGTCCGGTACTTCCGGGCTTGTATATGAATTTTCAGGCGGCAGCGGCATCGGCCATTCAGGCCGGATCGCGGGGGACCGTCGTTGTTCCGGTCAAGGCGAACTGGGGCCCGGCAGGCACGTTTGTGGAAGTGGGCAGCGAGGCGGCGATCGGACAGATTTTCGCGGCAAACGCCTTGGATAACGGGACGGCCTATGCGTCCTTGAAGCTGGCATTGTTGGGCGGGCCGAAGAAGTTATTGGCATACCGCGTAACCGGGGAAACGGCGAAGGCGGCAAGCTTGGTGCTGAAGGATGGCAGCGATGCGGACGTGCTGCAGCTGGCTGCCAAATATCCGGGCGATCGCGCCAACGGTTTCTACGTGACGATTCAGCCGGGCGTCATCGACAACACGAAGCATGAGGTGCGTCTGTTTGAGGGCAACAAAATGCTGTATGCCTTGCTGACGGCAGACATTTCGGCCGCGGCGCTGGCCGAGCAGATCAATGCGGATGAGAGCAATCTGTGGATTACCGCACAGGCGGTAGGCAATGGAACGGGCACGGTAGCGACGGTGTCGGGAGCTGCTTTCAATGGCGGTGTGAGCGGCAACGAAAGTATTGCCAATGCGGATTACATTGCTTTGCAAGCGGCGCTGGAGGGACAAACGTTCGATGTGCTCGCCCTGGATCATGCGGCGGATGCGTCTTTATTGGCGAGCTTTGCAGCGTGGGTGAAACGTGTGCGCAGCGAAGGCAAACCGGTGATGGCCGTGTTTGGCGGTTCTTCCGCGGACGATACTTCGGCGAGCGCGGCGCAAAAGGCGGCAGCGCGCTCCCTCACGCTGAACCATGAAGGCGTCATTAACGTGGGGACGGGCGTACGTTTGGGCGACGTTGATTACAGTTCGGCGCAAACCTCTGCGTACGTGGCGGGTCTGATCGCCGGGCAGCGTTTGAACGAATCGACGACGTATGCCGCGACTCCGTTTGATGATGTGACGCGCAAATGGACGCGTGCCGAGCAGGAGCAGGCCGTGCAGAACGGGGTGTTCATTTTCATCCATGACGGCCGTCAAGTGAAGGCGCTTCGCGGTGTGAACACGCTGGTTACGCCTGAGTCGGGTCAAAACAATGCCTGGAAAAAAATCCGTTCGATCCGCGTGATGGATGCGATTAACACGGATTTGCAGCGTTCCGCGGAAGACAGCTACATCGGCAAAGTGAACAATACCGAGGAAGGACGCTTGGCGCTGATTTCGGCCATGAAGTCCTACCTGGGGCTATTGGCGCAAAGCAATGTGATCGAAGCGTCCGGTTACGATGTCGTGCTCGACCCGACATATTACGGCGACTCCCCGGTATTCAAACCGGAGGCGGATCAGGTGTACCTCCAGTGGAATGTGAAACTGACCGATGTGATGGAGCAGTTGTTTGGCACATTTTATGTGCAGTAA
- a CDS encoding phage tail tube protein, translated as MLDASRVILGTHGQLHIDGVWQTNINKLEASVEIEKRELNLVGNDWKVHKNGAKKGTGTMTGYKVTSDMIVRGFTKFEIISSLNDPESYGHERVLLKGCMVDKIQLANWTAGEEVPEETGFTFEGFDLLDPIVAR; from the coding sequence ATGTTGGATGCATCAAGAGTTATTCTCGGTACCCACGGTCAGCTGCATATCGATGGCGTGTGGCAGACCAATATCAACAAACTGGAGGCCAGCGTGGAGATCGAGAAGCGCGAGCTGAACCTGGTCGGCAACGACTGGAAGGTGCACAAAAACGGCGCCAAAAAAGGCACCGGCACCATGACCGGTTACAAAGTGACATCGGACATGATCGTGCGCGGTTTTACCAAATTCGAAATTATTTCCTCGCTGAACGATCCCGAGTCCTATGGTCATGAGCGGGTGCTGCTGAAAGGCTGCATGGTCGACAAAATCCAGTTGGCCAACTGGACGGCCGGCGAGGAAGTGCCGGAGGAGACCGGTTTTACCTTTGAAGGATTCGATCTGCTTGATCCGATTGTAGCCAGATAA
- a CDS encoding LysM peptidoglycan-binding domain-containing protein, whose translation MLFTLKDGSTTFEFPVNPEEVSISRSKGYETINMLEHGEFDFAIGEKVKEITFSSFFPKEHNRSFCQTTTVPDPRVAMNVLNTFLVSKKPLRFIISNTGVNVPVYLVTLNTTFRGGEPGDIYFDLTLRTWRDSKVEKLGAGRASKSSSSRTDLKKNSKTYTVKSGDSLSKIAKLELGSSSKWNEIYQLNKKTIGNDPNRIKPGQKLVLP comes from the coding sequence ATGCTCTTTACCTTGAAGGACGGATCGACCACTTTCGAGTTTCCGGTCAATCCGGAGGAGGTAAGCATATCCCGTTCCAAAGGGTACGAAACGATCAACATGCTGGAGCATGGCGAGTTTGATTTTGCGATTGGGGAGAAGGTGAAGGAGATCACCTTCTCTTCTTTTTTTCCGAAAGAACATAACCGATCCTTCTGCCAAACGACGACGGTTCCCGATCCGCGTGTGGCGATGAACGTACTGAATACGTTCCTGGTGTCCAAAAAACCGCTGCGCTTCATTATCTCGAACACAGGCGTGAACGTACCGGTATACTTGGTCACCCTGAACACCACCTTCCGGGGAGGCGAGCCGGGGGACATTTATTTCGACCTGACCCTCCGCACTTGGCGGGATTCGAAAGTGGAGAAGCTGGGTGCAGGAAGGGCGAGCAAATCATCGTCCTCCCGGACCGACCTGAAAAAAAACAGCAAAACGTATACCGTCAAATCCGGTGACTCGTTATCGAAAATCGCCAAGCTGGAGCTGGGAAGCAGTTCAAAGTGGAACGAGATCTACCAGCTCAACAAAAAAACGATCGGCAACGATCCTAACCGAATCAAGCCTGGGCAAAAGCTGGTGCTGCCATGA